One genomic window of Halococcus agarilyticus includes the following:
- a CDS encoding RidA family protein gives YYDAVNEVYGDLLTEPYPARSAFEVVKLPVDIDVEIEAVATVPETGESD, from the coding sequence GCTACTACGACGCGGTCAACGAGGTCTACGGCGACCTCCTCACGGAGCCGTACCCCGCGCGCAGCGCGTTCGAGGTGGTGAAACTCCCCGTGGATATCGACGTCGAGATCGAAGCGGTGGCAACGGTCCCCGAAACCGGCGAGTCGGACTGA